The DNA region GCTCCAGGGTCCTCTTGGCCACCGACCTGGGGTACTGGTCGAAGGGCTCCCGCTCGGTGGACACCACGTCGCAGATCACGTGTAGCACCGAAAGGCCCTCCCGGTCCTCCAGCCAGGCGGCGTGGCAGTCCGGGATGGCCACCATGTCGGACTGGTGAACCTTGGCGAAACCGTAGTTGGAGGCATCGAAGCCAACCCCGTCGGAGAAGATCTCCTCCGAAACGTAGCCCCTGGGAAGGCTGACGGACCTCATCCCCCCCGCCAGGTCGTACATGACCAGGTTAAGGTAGTCCGCCTCGATCGCCCCGGGCCTCAACCCCTCCAGCCTCCTAAGCCTCATGATCTCTCCTCCTCCACCGGTTTTGCCCCTTCAAAGGCCCAAAGACGCGGGCTCAGGGATTACAATTATGCCCCAGCTGATCCTAAAGATCTAGACTTTTCGCAATCGATCGTCAACCCCGAGGGCCATGGCGGAGGGACAGAGGGCCAGGCCCCCCCGGGAGGTGCACCGGAGCTCCGGGGGAAGCATCCGGCCCACCTGGTCCACCGCCCACAGGGTCTCGTCCAGGGGGACTGGGCTCTCGTAGCCCCCCATCACCAGGTCCGCACAGAGGAGAGCCATGGAGGCCAGGGCGGCGTTCCTGCTGTGGCAGGGAACCTCCACCACCCCCTGAACCAGGTCGCAGACGGAGCCCATCACGTTCTGGAACACCGTGGCGGCGGCGTCGCAGGCCCGTTTCGGGGTGCCCCCCAGGGCCTCCACCACCGCCGCAGCGGCCATGGCCCCTGCGGCCCCTATCTCCACCTGGCATCCGCAGGCCTCGGCGGCGAAGGTGCTCACCCGGTCAAGGCACTGCCCCACCGCCCCGGCGGCCCAAAGTCCCCTGAGCACCATCTCCCGGGGAACGTCCAGGTCCTCCAATAGGGTCACCAGGACCCCGGGGAGAACCCCTGCGGATCCCCCGGTGGGGGCGGCGCAGACCACCCCGCCGGAGCTGTTCACGTGCATGGCCGCCGCGGCCCGAAGGGCCGCCATGAGGTGAGGCCCCCCTATGGGGAAACGGCCCTCCCTATGGGCCTCCAGAAGCCCGCCGGCGAAGGGCCTGATGAGCCTCATGGGGGACTCGATCCTAAACCCATCCTCCACCGACCGGATCATCACCCGGAGGCGCCCCTCCATCTCCCGGTCCAGCTCCTCAATGGGGATCCCAAGCAGGCTCGACTCGCTCAACAGCGCCGCCTGACCCAGGGACAGGCCCCGCTCCAGCGCCAGGGATACCAGCCCCGCCGCGTCCGAACAGAGCTCCTCCCCCGCCAGTGGATACATGACGGGTCCGCAGGACCGCACCAGCCACCCCTCCTGCTCCGCCAGGACAACCACGTAACCCATGAGCTCCCCCGGGGGAGCCGAGTGGGACGAGGCCTGAACCAGGCACCTATCCTGGACACAGGCCAAGGAGGGCTCCCGGTCCCAGGAGGACAGGGCCTGGCACGCCAGGTCCGCATGCTCCGCCGGGGCCTCCACCAGAAGGTGGTACCGGTCCCCGGTGATCATCACCGGGAAGCGGTCCAGGGAGGCGATCTCCATGGAGCCTCCACCCACGGACCGGCCGTGGGCGGTGAGGATCTCCCCGCCCCGGCCCTTCAGGTGGAAGAGGACGCTGTTGGGATGATCCGCCTCCGGGAAGGGGGCGAGCTCGAAGTGGGCCCGAAACCCCATCCGGGGGGCCAGGCGGACCAGGTCATGGAACCTTAGGTCCGTCAGCGGCAGGTCCAGTAGGCCCGCCAGCATGGCCAGGTGACTCCCCTGGGTCTCGTAGCAGACCCCGATGGAGCTGGAGGGGTCCATCACGATCCGGGCCTCCTGGGGCTCGGATCCCAAAAGGTCCCGGAGCACCCGGCCGATCCTCCAAGGCCCCGCGGTGTGGGAGCTGGACGGCCCCCTCATAACCGGGCCTATCACGTTGTTGAGTATGCTCACCCTCTTCATCCACATCCCCCCTATGGCGGCCCGATCTCAGATACCGCCCCCAAGGAAAGGCTAGCACATCATCGGAATATCCGTGAAGAGATCCAGCTAGGCAAAGTCCATTAGACCCATCCACTGGGTGGCACGAAATCGCCCGGTCGATGGGTCGACCGGGCGGGTGGTGTTTGACCAGCTGATGGGGACACCAACAGCAAAAAGAAAGGCCTGTCCCCCTAGGGGAGGCGAGAGTCGTCCGTTATAGTTAATGGGTCCACAGGATGAAAGGGGGTTTATATTAAAGCAACGCCAGGAATGCCCTTACAAAAGTCATCGGCATCGAGGGCATCCGGGATCCATAATAAACATAGCGGTGGGTCTGAGATGTGTTCTCAGTCCCACCGCTACAATAAGGACCGGCGGCGACCTACTCTCCCACGGGTACCCCCCGCAGTACCATCGGCGCTGGAGGGCTTAACTGCCGGGTTCGGCATGGATCCGGGTGTTTCCCCTCCGCTATGGCCACCGGAAATCTGGATGTTCCCCTAATTGGGTTACATGAGGAAGATGGGGTTAAGGCCTCGGCATATTAGT from Thermanaerovibrio acidaminovorans DSM 6589 includes:
- a CDS encoding L-serine ammonia-lyase, iron-sulfur-dependent, subunit alpha, translating into MKRVSILNNVIGPVMRGPSSSHTAGPWRIGRVLRDLLGSEPQEARIVMDPSSSIGVCYETQGSHLAMLAGLLDLPLTDLRFHDLVRLAPRMGFRAHFELAPFPEADHPNSVLFHLKGRGGEILTAHGRSVGGGSMEIASLDRFPVMITGDRYHLLVEAPAEHADLACQALSSWDREPSLACVQDRCLVQASSHSAPPGELMGYVVVLAEQEGWLVRSCGPVMYPLAGEELCSDAAGLVSLALERGLSLGQAALLSESSLLGIPIEELDREMEGRLRVMIRSVEDGFRIESPMRLIRPFAGGLLEAHREGRFPIGGPHLMAALRAAAAMHVNSSGGVVCAAPTGGSAGVLPGVLVTLLEDLDVPREMVLRGLWAAGAVGQCLDRVSTFAAEACGCQVEIGAAGAMAAAAVVEALGGTPKRACDAAATVFQNVMGSVCDLVQGVVEVPCHSRNAALASMALLCADLVMGGYESPVPLDETLWAVDQVGRMLPPELRCTSRGGLALCPSAMALGVDDRLRKV